The Chitinophaga pinensis DSM 2588 region TTGATGAACGAAACCTATGAGTAACTTGGAAAACAATGAAAAAATACTGAAGATCTTCAGTAACATCCGCTGTCTTAACAGAGACCAGCTGCCCCGCTATCTGGACGGCCGACTCACGGATGTAGAGAAACACCTGGTGGAACAACACCTGGTGGACTGCGATCTGTGTTTTGATGCATTACAGGTACTCCAGCAACAACAATACAGGGAAAAATACCAGCCGCTGTCAGCTAGTATGCTACAGTATATCCGCAACAGCATCAAGCAGGTATCCCATGCACATAAAGCCGAACGTTATCAGCGCCAGGAACAGAAAAAGGAAAGTTTCCTGATTTATTTCTGGGTAGTCGCAGCCATCGCTGCCGGCGCAGGTCTTATTTATCTTATACAGCAACAGGATAAATTCAAGGCGCCTGTGACCAAAGCAATGGCCAGCAATACGGAAGTTCCTGCTCCGGCGGTGAACGCACCAGCCGTACAGGCAGCGGTTGTCACACCCGTACGGGCAGAAACAGCCGATACGCTCAGGCATCATCCGGCGCCACCGTCAGCTGCAACAACAGCGCCTGTTGCTCCTCCCGCAGCTACGCCTGCCACTGCCGTACCCAAGCCGGTCGTAAAAGACTCCGTAAAAGCAAAAACACCGGCAGCTGTACCCGTGAATAAGGATAGTGCGAAAAAACAGGCCCCTCCTGCCACTAAACCGGCAGAGGTAAAGGAAACAGTCAAAACACCTGCTCCGGAGCATAAAGACACGCCTACAGTCGCCAGGAAGACGGATGATAAACCAGATCCTAAACCGGTTGCAAAAGAGAAGAAAGACGACGATGATGATAAACCTAAACCCAAACCTGCTACAGAGTCAGCGCCCAGCGGCACAGATGAATTCCTGTATAAGGCAGCCATGGTCTATCATCAGCAGGGAGACCTCAACGAGGCTATTTCCCGCTATAAACACCTTTCCGGCAGCAGTGGTAAGTATGGCGAACTTTCACGTTACCAGCTGGCGGTATGTTACCGTAGCAAAGGACAAACAGGTAAGGCCAGACGTATGTTCAAGGAAGTCGTACGTATGAACGGCAGCATGAAAGACAAAGCCCAGGCGGCCTTAGACAATCTGTAAATCGTTCTGCTGATATTATCAATCTCACTCCTCATACAGTCCATAGAATTTTCCTCAGCGGAGTCTTCTATGGACTTTTTTATTGATTAAATTTTATGGAATTGCCTGGGTATTGCATCTTAAATATTATAAGTATTTTATCTTTATCCAGTGAATTATAAGAACAGCCAGGAATTAACAGACGAAGAACTGCTGGAACGGTATAAAGCCGATGAAAACAGCAATTGGGTAGGCATCCTGTTTGACAGGTATGCGATCCTGTTATTGGGTATGTGTATGAAATACCTTAAAAATGAAGAGGATGCAAGAGACAGTGTACAACAGATATTTTTAAAAGTATTGGCAGATATCAACAAGCACAAAGTGCAGTATTTCAGGGCCTGGATCTACCAGGTGAGCAAGAATCATTGCCTGATGCAGTTAAGACATAAGAGTCAGGTGAAACAGGAGGAAGTCAGTGAGAAACATCTCAATGATCCCGGAGAACCGGAAGAAGATAAAGCCCGATTCGTAGAAAAGGATAACTTGCTGGAAAATATGCAACATGCCCTGGAGCAGTTAAACCCGGAGCAGCGTGTCTGTGTCAAACTTTTTTATCTGCAAAAACGCTCTTACCAGGATATTACAGACGAGACGGGGTATACCTTGTTACAGGTGAAGAGTTATATTCAGAATGGAAAGCGTAACCTGAAGCTCCTGCTGAGCAAACAGGGATAGCGAAGTAAGTAGGCGGATTTATAATTATTGAGGAAACATTTTTATGAACGAAGAATATCAGGATATTTTCACCACGACGGCCTGTCCTACGCAACAGCAATTGCTGGACTATGTACAGGGCAGGATGACACCGGAAGAAAAGCATGAAGTGGAACTTCATCTTGCCGATTGTGAAATGTGCAGTGAGGCAGTGGAAGGATTATCAGCCTTTGAAGAAAAGGAAAAGATCCCCGTATTATTGCGGCAGATGAAGTGGCAGATGCTGCGTAAGCTCCGTACCAACAAACGTCGTAAACACCAGATGTCCTACTTTACCGAACTGGCGATCATTGTTATAGTGATCCTGTTCATATTGCTGGCGGCATTCTGGACCTATCATTTTATGTCAGGCAGAAAGTAAGTACATATTGACCTATATGCAAAAGTCCCGGTTCGTTATGAACCGGGACTTTTTTTATGATGTCTGTATCTATACGATTACAGGCTTTCCAGCTTTTTCTTTACTGCTTCAACTTTAGCCGTTTCATTTTTGATAGCATAGATCTTCTGCAGTGCATACAGGCAGCTTTCAAAAGTCTGCTTGTCGCTTGGCTCCAGGGTACCAGCTGCTGAGAAGTTAGTGTCCGCTTTCTCGAAGAAAGGCAGCGCCTGATCCATCAGACCTGTTACTTTAGTCTGCAGTTCTTTTGCTTTCGGTGTGTTCAGGGATTTGCTGTCCATTGCATTCAGTTCTTTGTTGAAACCTACTGCACGGTTGAAATACAGCGCACCTAACTGGAAGTTAGCAGTTGCATCATCAGCTTTCAGTTCGATTGCTTTTTTGTAAGCATTTTCAGCTTTCGTCATCAGCTCATCGTAGTTAGCTGGTTTTGCAGCTTCTTCTTTACCATCAGAACGAGGGTTTGCCAGGTTGTCTACACGGATACCGTAATCGAGCATAGTCTGGAAGTCATTAGGATTTTCAGACATTTTCTTTTCCAGCATACCCAGCAACTCAGCAGTTTTACCTGTTTTTGAGTAGTAGATCATCTCCATATCGTTGAAACGCTTGTCTTTAGGGAACATCGCTTTTGCTTCTTCGATAGTTTTGATCCAATTAGCATTATCGCCTTTCTCTTCGTAAGTCTGTGCGAGGATTACGTACAGTGCCGGTTCAGCTTTGAACTGCAGATCCGCTGCTTTTCTCAGGAAAGGCAATGCATCATCTTTTTTACCAGCCTGGTTAGCAGCGTAACCAGCGTAGAAAGTCATGGAAGTATCTGTAGGGATGGAACCACCCAGATTTTTACCATTATAGTATTCAGCAATGCTGAAAGCGTCTCTGAAGTGTACGAACGCAGAATCCCATTTCTGGTCATTCAGGTTGCCATAACCTGCGTTACCTACCGTAGCATACAAGTTAAACATACGCTGGTTCATTTCCAGTAAAGCTTCAGGCAGTTTAGCATTGATATCCAGAGCTTTTTTGTAAGCTTCGAATGCTTCAATCGCCTGCTGAGGATCTTTCTTGTCAGTAGCTACTGCTTCGAAGATTTTACCCTTAACATACCAGGTTTTGGCTTCACCTTTAGTTTTTTCATTTTCCAGTGCTGCCTGAATATCGGCTTTCGCTTTATCATAGTCTTTTTTGGACAGCGCCTCGTCAGCACTGCTTACCTTGGCACGTTGCGCTACTGCAACCATTGCTGCACCGCAAAAGACAAATGATACCAGTAATTTTTTCATGTTGCTCAATATTTTGTTGTTTTCTATAAGTATGGCGTTAGATTTTAATGCCTGTTTCAACCATAATAAATACAATCTTCCGCAGGTTAACCATTAGTTCGCTTTAATAAAATGCGGCTTCCTTGTAATTATTCTGCAGGCGTTTCATCTACCGGAGCATCTCCCTGGGTTGCTGAGCTACCATCCTGGTTTGACTCATTTCCTTCCATACCTTCCAGTGCTTCTTCATCGAGCCTTTGCTCTTCCTGTTCGTCCAGGCGTGCTACAGCTGCAATTTCGTCGCTATCGTCCAGTCTGATCAGGCGCACACCCTGCGTTGCTCTACCCGCCTCACGGATGTCAGCAACCGCCATACGGATTGTGATACCGGATTTACAGGTGATCATCAGGTCATCCTTTTCAGTCACGTCCAGGATAGCGATCAGGCTACCTGTTTTTTCTGTGATATTGATGGTTTTTACACCCTTACCACCGCGGTTGGTAATTCTATATTCCTCAATATCAGTACGTTTACCGAAACCTTTCTCTGAAACCACCAGTACAGTACGGGTTTCATCCTCCTTATTTACACAAATCATACCAACAACCTCGTCTTTGTCATTGTCTACCTCGATACCCCTTACACCGATAGCGCCACGACCAGTGTCACGTACGGTATTTTCAGGGAAGCGGATAGCACGGCCACTCTTAATAGCCATCATGATCTGACTGTTACCGTTGGTCAGTTTAGCTTCCAGTAACTGATCGCCTTCATTGATAGTGATTGCGTTCACACCATTCTGACGCGGGCGGGAGAAATCTTCCAGCAGGGTCTTCTTGATGATACCATTTGCGGTACACAATACAATATAATGAGAGCTGATGAATTCTTTATCACCCAGATCTTTGATATCGATGATTGCCCTGATCTTGTCATCAGTAGGCAGGTTGATCAGGTTCTGGATCGCACGGCCTTTACCGCTCTTCTCTCCTTCCGGAATCTCGTATACCTTCAGCCAGTAACAACGGCCTTTCTCAGTGAAGAACAGCATGGTATGGTGAGTAGACGCTACGAACAGGTGTTCAATATAGTCTTCTTCACGGGTCTTACCACCCAATGCACCACGACCACCACGTTTCTGCTGACGATAATCATATGCAGAAGTACGTTTGATATAACCCAGGTGAGAGATGGTAATTACCACATCTTCCTCTGCGATGATATCTTCCATACGCATTTCGCTCGCCAGGTACTGGATTTCAGTTTTACGCTCGTCTCCGAAACGTTTCTTCACGTCTTCCAGTTCGTCTTTGATGATCTTGAAACGCAGCCCTTCATCGGAAAGTATTTCTTTCAGGTAAGCGATCAGTTTCATGACTTCATCGTATTCTTCTTTGATCTTATCGCGTTCCATACCGGTCAGACGTTGTAAACGTAATTCCAGTATCGCTTTAGACTGAATTTCACTCAGTTCGAAGCGGGTCATTAAGCCCTCTTTCGCTTCTTCCGGCGTACGTGACGCACGGATCAGCGCAATCACTTCATCCAGATGATCCAGCGCAATCAGGTAACCCTGTAAGATGTGCGCTTTCTCTTCCGCTTTACGCAGGTCGAAACGCGTTCTGCGTACAACTACTTCGTGGCGGAAATCTACGAACTCAGACAGCATATCTTTCAGGTTCAGGACACGCGGACGGCCTTTTACCAGCGCCACGTTATTGATCCCGTAAGAAGTCTGTAATTCAGAATATTTGTACAGCTGGTTGATCACTACGTTGGCAATCGCCTCACGTTTCAGATCAATCACCAGGCGCATACCATCACGGTCACTTTCGTCACGCGCTTCAGATATACCTTCAATGATTTTATCGTCTGCCAGTTGCGCGATCTTCTGATGCAGCGCAGCTTTGTTGATCTGGTAAGGAAGCTCATAGATCACCAGGCGCTCACGACCTGCTTTGGAAGTTTCCACGTTCACTTTACCACGTACAACTACCCTTCCGCGGCCAGTCTCAAAGCCCTGTTTCACGCCTTCATAACCGTAGATGATACCACCGGTCGGGAAGTCAGGCGCTTTTACATGCTTGATCAGCTCTTCTATTGTAATGTCACGGTTATCAATGTACGCAATCAGGCCATCTACTACCTCTGAGAGGTTGTGCGGCATGATGTTGGTCGCCATACCTACCGCAATACCTGACGCTCCGTTTATCAGGAGGTTAGGAATACGTGTAGGCAGTACTGTAGGCTCTTCCAGGGTATCGTCAAAGTTCAGGGTGAAGTCCACTGTTTCTTTGTCGATATCTTCCAGCATCGCCTCAGCCATACGTTGCAGACGGATCTCCGTATAACGCATTGCTGCCGGCATGTCACCATCCACAGAACCGAAGTTACCCTGACCGTCTACCAGCATGTAACGAAGGCTCCATGGCTGGGCCATACGTACAATGGTATCATAAATGGAGGCGTCACCATGCGGGTGAAACTTACCCATCACCTCCCCTACGATACGGGCTGATTTCTTGTAAGGTTTGTTACTGTTATTCCCTAACTCGTTCATACCAAACAACACGCGGCGGTGTACAGGTTTTAAACCGTCCCTTACATCCGGAAGAGCACGTCCGACGATCACAGACATCGAGTAATCGATGTAGGCCGTTTTCATCTGCTCTTCAATGTTGATCTGGATAATCCTGCCGTCTTGCTGATTTTCCGTATTTTCTGACATTATATTGTTGGTTTACAATTTATTCCGTAAAAAAATAAATAGACGCAAATATAGCCATTTTAAGCCGTATTCCGGCCTTTTTGACATAGAATGTGAATAAAAAAGGAATTGTCATATTGAACAAATAAGATATGCGTTAAGAACAATTTCCACAGATAGACTATTTAATCCTTATTTTGCGTTAACTCCTTCAATTAATATTCTATATAATAGAAAAAAGGAATATTGGGAAAATAAAATATTGGCAAAGATTTTGTTTTTAACCCGATGAAAATCAGAGGGTCACGGACAGTTTACTAAAATCATGGTAGGTTAAAAACGAATTTTCCTGAAAATTCGAACATTAGATAGACGACTGATGTTAAATCCCTGTTCTGTAACCATATTAAAGATGAACAAATTAATATGAAGAATATACTCTTGTTTGGTGCCGGCAAGTCGGCTACGAGCCTGATCGACTACCTGGTATCAAATGCTCCACGGCAAAAATGGCATATCACTGTCGCCGACCATGACCTCGCGCTCATCAAATCCAAAACCGGAAAGTCTTATTATGTTACCCCAGCAGCTATCGATATCAGGGATGAAGCATCCAGACAAAAGCTGATACAGGAAACAGACCTCGTCATCTCCCTGCTGCCCGCCCAGTTGCATATCCTCGTCGCCAAAGACTGTCTGCAGTTTAGTAAAAACCTGCTCACCGCCTCTTATATCGACCCGGAGGTTAAAAAGCTGGAAAAAGAAATTGAAGACGCTGGCCTGCTCTTCATGTATGAAATGGGCCTCGACCCCGGCATAGATCATATGAGCGCCATGAAGCTCATTCACTCCATCGAAAAGAAAGGTGGACAGATATCGGCTTTCCGCTCCTATTGCGGCGGACTCGTATCGCCCGAAAGCAACGACAATCCATGGCAGTACAAGATCTCCTGGAATGCCCGCAATATCGTGCTCGCCGGTAACTCAGGCGCTACCTACCGGGAAAAAGGAAAAACAAAGGAAGTCTCTTACCAGCACCTCTTCGATCAGTCAAAAACGATTCATATTCCAAGTCTCGGTAAACTGGCCTACTACCCTAACCGCGACTCACTGAACTATATCAGTGCCTATAAACTGGAAGAAGTGCCCACCTTCATGCGCGCTACCCTTCGCTATCCCGATTTCTGCGAAGGCTGGGGTACGCTCGTGAAACTAGGTCTGACCGACGATACCAAAAAAATCCAGACCGATAACATGACCTTTTATGAATGGACCAGTCAGCACATCGACCAGGATACATCCATCAGTCATGAAGAAAACATCGCTAATTATCTTGGCATCAGCGCCAAGTCTAAGATACTACGTCAGCTGAAGTTCCTGGGATTACTGAATAGTGAAACCATTCATCTCGGCGAACAAACAAACGCCTCCGTCCTCCAGCATATCGTTGAATCAAAACTCGGCATGGAAGTCACTGACAAAGACATGATCGTCATGACCCATGAAATCGAGTTTGAAAGAAGAGGGATGAGCACCCGCCTCCACAGTTACATGATCGCACAGGGCGAAGATAATATACGCACTGCCATGGCTAAAACGGTAGGTCTCCCGCTGGGTATCATGGCGAAACTTATCCTTCAGGATAAGGTCACTCTAAAGGGTCTGCACATCCCCATCACACCGGATATCTATAACCCGGTGCTGAAAGAACTGGAAGAATTCAATATCCGCTTCGAAGAAAGTTTTGAATAACATAAAAAGAGGCAGTCCTGCATACAGCGGACTGCCTCTTTTCTTTATCTGCAACAGCCATCAGATGCACTGACCTTGTCTTATTTTACTAACATCAACCCAGCAACTGATCAGATCAATCCTTCCAGTGCTTTAATCATATCCGCGATCCCCTCCGTCGCCGGCTTCTCTATCTTCATCAGATTAGTCATGCCTGGCATCTGCGGCAGTTTCCTGTCAATCACAAAGGCTGGGGTTCCCTCCGGCAGATAATCTACCAGGCCCGCTGCCGGATATACCACCAGCGAAGTACCAATGACCGCAAATACATCCGCGGTCATTACCACTGCTGCTGCCTCCACTATCTTTGGCACCGCCTCCCCGAACCACACAATATCCGGACGTAACTGTCCGCCGTCAGCCGCTTTATCGCCTAAATTGATATCACTGACAATACGGTACTTCCGGTGTTCATCCAGTACACTACGCATACTGAAGATCTCTCCGTGCAGGTGTAATACCTTCTTTGATCCTGCTCTTTCATGCAGGTCGTCTATATTCTGCGTGATGATCTCCACATCGAATTGCTCCTGTAAAGCAGCCAGCCCCAGATGGGCGGCATTTGGCATCGCCGCTTTTATATCCCGGCGGCGCTGGTTATAAAAATCTAACACCAGTTGCGGGTCTTTCTGCCATCCCTGCGGACTGGCAACTTCATAAACATTATATCCCTCCCACAGGCCATCACTGTCACGAAAAGTCCGTAATCCACTCTCTGCACTAATCCCGGCGCCTGTCAAAACTACCAATCTAGGCTTCATTTGTACAAGACATTTTTGATTTTTAAATATACGGGTTTTAACATTTCCCGTAACTTTATCGGATAATTAAATAACAGCAATTGAAGATCTTACTGAAGCTTATGCTGTGCGGTATGCTGTTACTACAAATAAAAGCAAACGCACAGACGACAGACACCACCAACCTCCACTATACCGATAGTACCAGATCTACGGAGACGCGTACATTAACGGCAGCCGATACCACTATACGTTATCGTATAAACGGCGCCTATCTGGGTAGCATCTGGAGTGACCTGAAATATACCGTTTCAAGACCTGCGCACTGGCAGGGAAAGGACTTCGTCAGACTGGGCATCGTGCTCGGAGCTGCCGGTGGTCTCATGGGTGTAGACTATGAAGTCAAACAATTCTTTGGCCGTAACCACACCAATTTCTGGAACAGTGTAACGGGTCAGGTAGAACCATTCGGAAACGCCTACTCTCCTTACCTCGTAGGTGGTATGTACCTTGCCGGTGTGATTGCCAAGGACAGGAAATTAGAACATACGTCCCTGATGACCGCCAAGTCACTTTTACTGTCAACGCTCATTTATACTTTCGCCAAATCGGTGGTAAGACGTGGTCGTCCGACCTATTACGACGATCCGTTTGTATACAATGCGCCTTTCTCTATGGATAAATACCATACCTCCTTCCCTTCCGGTCATATGCTGACAGTGACCTCTGTCGCAACAGCACTAGCTGAAGCATATGGAGATGAACATCCGTGGGTACCCTGGGTGACTTATTCCATCGCCATCATGACCGGTACCACCCGCCTGTACCAGGAGAGACACTGGAGCAGTGATGTATGGTTAGGAGCTTCACTGGGTTACTTTGTAACCAAGGGTATCTTTAAAAGACAAAAAGATCTGGAGAGGAAGAAAGCGCTAAAGGCACATATGGCGCCATAAGTCAATTAAGAATCAGGAATTAAGAATTGATAGCAGGCGGCTTTCTGCGACTCAATATGCTCAAAATAATCAGAGGCACTTCAGTATATCGAAGTGCCTCTTTTTTTATATAAAACCGAATTGCCAGTCTCAATGAACCACCCCGTCTCGCTGCATTCTTAATTCTTAATTCCTAATTCCCAATTCCCAATTCCTAATTTTCTAAGCCACACTAACCATCTTCCTGCTCTTTCTTCTTTTGATATACCTTGTTACAAGCAACACTATCACCACCACAACCGCTATACCCGGCCATAGCTGCACGATCCCTACTACAAAAGACAGCAGGTCATTCCAACCATCCTTTATTGAAAAGAAGATGCGAGAGAAGAAGCCCGGTCCCTGCGGAGAAGAAGTAGCAAACGTCTGATAAAACGAAAGACTGATCGTACTCATCGCTACATTATGATCGATGTATTGCAAACGACCTTGTGAAGCTTCTATTTCTTCGCGGATACTCTTCAGCTGCTCTTCTACTTTCAGAATACCTTCTACTGTTTTTGCCTGTTTCAGTATCTCCAGGTAGCGCAACTCTACTTCTTTCTTTGCCTTCATTCGAGAGGCAACATCAATGTATTCCTCTGTTACATCTGTAGCTGATACATTCTTTTCTATCAGTGTATTTGCGGTGCCGGCAAGGGCTTCCAGACAGGAGTCAAATTTCTGGGCGGGTACTTTAATGCTGACCTTTATTTCCCAGCTAAGATCTGAGCGGGACTCATTCTCTTCTGTGATATAGCCATTGTAACGGGCAACGATCGCATTCATGGCCTTTCCTGCCTCATGGTAATCTCTTACTGAATAACGTACCTCACCATTTTTAATAATCTTTTTTTGTATTGCTGCGGATGATACATCTTTTGCTATTACGGGAGGCGTAAAGGCCACCAGACCTGATGCAGCCGCTTTATCCTCCGGACCTTCATTATAGGCGACGACGTCTTCTTCATCAGATCTATAAGTTGTTGCACTGGGCTTGGCTTCCTCTTTAAACGCAAGCGCAAGCGTCTTCTGTTCAGCCTTACGGGCGCAGGCCATGAGTGTGAGCAAGCTCAGTAACAGTATAAATATGGGGATCGGGGTATGCTTAAAAAAGAAACATCTTCTTGTCATAGACCAGTATTTAGTGATAAATATTGCTATAACAAGAAGATGCGCTCAGGAATAAAATTCCACAAAAAAATTATTTCTTCGTCTCTCCCATTTCCAGGATGGTATCAAATTCTTCCTCCGTAACGGCGCACACAGAAAGGCGGCCCTGGCGGATAAGAGAGAGATTTTCCAGTCTTTTTTCGGCTTTCATCTGCGCCAGTGTTACCGGCGTTTTGAAAGGTTTTACCGGCTGCAGGTCTACCACTACCCAATTAGGATCAGGTGTGGTCGGGTCCTGGTAATGTGCTTTTGCGACTTTCGCGATACCCACTACTGCCAGTCCTTCATTACTGTGATAGAACAGTACCAGGTCTCCTTTCTCCATGCCTTTCAGGTTATTGCGCGCCTGATAATTGCGCACACCATCCCAGAAGGTTTTACC contains the following coding sequences:
- a CDS encoding tetratricopeptide repeat protein, which translates into the protein MSNLENNEKILKIFSNIRCLNRDQLPRYLDGRLTDVEKHLVEQHLVDCDLCFDALQVLQQQQYREKYQPLSASMLQYIRNSIKQVSHAHKAERYQRQEQKKESFLIYFWVVAAIAAGAGLIYLIQQQDKFKAPVTKAMASNTEVPAPAVNAPAVQAAVVTPVRAETADTLRHHPAPPSAATTAPVAPPAATPATAVPKPVVKDSVKAKTPAAVPVNKDSAKKQAPPATKPAEVKETVKTPAPEHKDTPTVARKTDDKPDPKPVAKEKKDDDDDKPKPKPATESAPSGTDEFLYKAAMVYHQQGDLNEAISRYKHLSGSSGKYGELSRYQLAVCYRSKGQTGKARRMFKEVVRMNGSMKDKAQAALDNL
- a CDS encoding RNA polymerase sigma factor; its protein translation is MNYKNSQELTDEELLERYKADENSNWVGILFDRYAILLLGMCMKYLKNEEDARDSVQQIFLKVLADINKHKVQYFRAWIYQVSKNHCLMQLRHKSQVKQEEVSEKHLNDPGEPEEDKARFVEKDNLLENMQHALEQLNPEQRVCVKLFYLQKRSYQDITDETGYTLLQVKSYIQNGKRNLKLLLSKQG
- a CDS encoding anti-sigma factor family protein, whose amino-acid sequence is MNEEYQDIFTTTACPTQQQLLDYVQGRMTPEEKHEVELHLADCEMCSEAVEGLSAFEEKEKIPVLLRQMKWQMLRKLRTNKRRKHQMSYFTELAIIVIVILFILLAAFWTYHFMSGRK
- a CDS encoding tetratricopeptide repeat protein; its protein translation is MKKLLVSFVFCGAAMVAVAQRAKVSSADEALSKKDYDKAKADIQAALENEKTKGEAKTWYVKGKIFEAVATDKKDPQQAIEAFEAYKKALDINAKLPEALLEMNQRMFNLYATVGNAGYGNLNDQKWDSAFVHFRDAFSIAEYYNGKNLGGSIPTDTSMTFYAGYAANQAGKKDDALPFLRKAADLQFKAEPALYVILAQTYEEKGDNANWIKTIEEAKAMFPKDKRFNDMEMIYYSKTGKTAELLGMLEKKMSENPNDFQTMLDYGIRVDNLANPRSDGKEEAAKPANYDELMTKAENAYKKAIELKADDATANFQLGALYFNRAVGFNKELNAMDSKSLNTPKAKELQTKVTGLMDQALPFFEKADTNFSAAGTLEPSDKQTFESCLYALQKIYAIKNETAKVEAVKKKLESL
- the gyrA gene encoding DNA gyrase subunit A; this translates as MSENTENQQDGRIIQINIEEQMKTAYIDYSMSVIVGRALPDVRDGLKPVHRRVLFGMNELGNNSNKPYKKSARIVGEVMGKFHPHGDASIYDTIVRMAQPWSLRYMLVDGQGNFGSVDGDMPAAMRYTEIRLQRMAEAMLEDIDKETVDFTLNFDDTLEEPTVLPTRIPNLLINGASGIAVGMATNIMPHNLSEVVDGLIAYIDNRDITIEELIKHVKAPDFPTGGIIYGYEGVKQGFETGRGRVVVRGKVNVETSKAGRERLVIYELPYQINKAALHQKIAQLADDKIIEGISEARDESDRDGMRLVIDLKREAIANVVINQLYKYSELQTSYGINNVALVKGRPRVLNLKDMLSEFVDFRHEVVVRRTRFDLRKAEEKAHILQGYLIALDHLDEVIALIRASRTPEEAKEGLMTRFELSEIQSKAILELRLQRLTGMERDKIKEEYDEVMKLIAYLKEILSDEGLRFKIIKDELEDVKKRFGDERKTEIQYLASEMRMEDIIAEEDVVITISHLGYIKRTSAYDYRQQKRGGRGALGGKTREEDYIEHLFVASTHHTMLFFTEKGRCYWLKVYEIPEGEKSGKGRAIQNLINLPTDDKIRAIIDIKDLGDKEFISSHYIVLCTANGIIKKTLLEDFSRPRQNGVNAITINEGDQLLEAKLTNGNSQIMMAIKSGRAIRFPENTVRDTGRGAIGVRGIEVDNDKDEVVGMICVNKEDETRTVLVVSEKGFGKRTDIEEYRITNRGGKGVKTINITEKTGSLIAILDVTEKDDLMITCKSGITIRMAVADIREAGRATQGVRLIRLDDSDEIAAVARLDEQEEQRLDEEALEGMEGNESNQDGSSATQGDAPVDETPAE
- a CDS encoding saccharopine dehydrogenase C-terminal domain-containing protein, whose protein sequence is MKNILLFGAGKSATSLIDYLVSNAPRQKWHITVADHDLALIKSKTGKSYYVTPAAIDIRDEASRQKLIQETDLVISLLPAQLHILVAKDCLQFSKNLLTASYIDPEVKKLEKEIEDAGLLFMYEMGLDPGIDHMSAMKLIHSIEKKGGQISAFRSYCGGLVSPESNDNPWQYKISWNARNIVLAGNSGATYREKGKTKEVSYQHLFDQSKTIHIPSLGKLAYYPNRDSLNYISAYKLEEVPTFMRATLRYPDFCEGWGTLVKLGLTDDTKKIQTDNMTFYEWTSQHIDQDTSISHEENIANYLGISAKSKILRQLKFLGLLNSETIHLGEQTNASVLQHIVESKLGMEVTDKDMIVMTHEIEFERRGMSTRLHSYMIAQGEDNIRTAMAKTVGLPLGIMAKLILQDKVTLKGLHIPITPDIYNPVLKELEEFNIRFEESFE
- a CDS encoding Sir2 family NAD-dependent protein deacetylase, with protein sequence MKPRLVVLTGAGISAESGLRTFRDSDGLWEGYNVYEVASPQGWQKDPQLVLDFYNQRRRDIKAAMPNAAHLGLAALQEQFDVEIITQNIDDLHERAGSKKVLHLHGEIFSMRSVLDEHRKYRIVSDINLGDKAADGGQLRPDIVWFGEAVPKIVEAAAVVMTADVFAVIGTSLVVYPAAGLVDYLPEGTPAFVIDRKLPQMPGMTNLMKIEKPATEGIADMIKALEGLI
- a CDS encoding phosphatase PAP2 family protein, whose protein sequence is MLLLQIKANAQTTDTTNLHYTDSTRSTETRTLTAADTTIRYRINGAYLGSIWSDLKYTVSRPAHWQGKDFVRLGIVLGAAGGLMGVDYEVKQFFGRNHTNFWNSVTGQVEPFGNAYSPYLVGGMYLAGVIAKDRKLEHTSLMTAKSLLLSTLIYTFAKSVVRRGRPTYYDDPFVYNAPFSMDKYHTSFPSGHMLTVTSVATALAEAYGDEHPWVPWVTYSIAIMTGTTRLYQERHWSSDVWLGASLGYFVTKGIFKRQKDLERKKALKAHMAP
- a CDS encoding DUF4349 domain-containing protein translates to MTRRCFFFKHTPIPIFILLLSLLTLMACARKAEQKTLALAFKEEAKPSATTYRSDEEDVVAYNEGPEDKAAASGLVAFTPPVIAKDVSSAAIQKKIIKNGEVRYSVRDYHEAGKAMNAIVARYNGYITEENESRSDLSWEIKVSIKVPAQKFDSCLEALAGTANTLIEKNVSATDVTEEYIDVASRMKAKKEVELRYLEILKQAKTVEGILKVEEQLKSIREEIEASQGRLQYIDHNVAMSTISLSFYQTFATSSPQGPGFFSRIFFSIKDGWNDLLSFVVGIVQLWPGIAVVVVIVLLVTRYIKRRKSRKMVSVA
- a CDS encoding EVE domain-containing protein, translated to MNYWLVKSEPFKYSWDQFVKDGKTFWDGVRNYQARNNLKGMEKGDLVLFYHSNEGLAVVGIAKVAKAHYQDPTTPDPNWVVVDLQPVKPFKTPVTLAQMKAEKRLENLSLIRQGRLSVCAVTEEEFDTILEMGETKK